Proteins from a genomic interval of Deltaproteobacteria bacterium:
- a CDS encoding heme-dependent peroxidase, whose amino-acid sequence MEQTPNNPLPAAPLTLDGSYILHQMFRIRWSAWKALSAAVQKYLLDNPRKAFSAMEENKTEPTGLFSLLGHKGDLMIVHFRRTLEELNQAELSVAHTELYEYLEPTTSYVSVVELGLYEGSVKLYTELTAKGLKPGTGEWNAEIETELAKQRQANAPRLWPEIPQRRYLCFYPMNKYRGEQKNWYSESIADRQRMMHDHGMIGRRYAGRVTQIISGSIGFDDWEWGVDLFADDPLVFKKLVYEMRFDEASAVYGLFGAFFIAMRFPTEQLGVLLDGKMPSFS is encoded by the coding sequence ATGGAGCAAACCCCAAACAATCCGTTGCCGGCAGCGCCGCTGACCCTCGACGGTTCATATATTTTGCATCAAATGTTTCGCATCCGCTGGAGCGCCTGGAAAGCGCTCAGCGCCGCGGTGCAAAAATATTTACTCGACAACCCACGAAAAGCATTCAGCGCCATGGAAGAAAACAAAACCGAGCCCACCGGCCTGTTCTCGCTATTGGGCCACAAGGGCGATCTGATGATCGTCCATTTTCGCCGCACCCTCGAAGAACTCAACCAGGCCGAACTCAGCGTCGCTCACACCGAGCTTTACGAATATCTCGAACCCACCACTTCCTATGTGTCGGTGGTCGAGCTCGGTCTCTACGAAGGTTCGGTGAAGCTCTACACGGAATTGACGGCGAAAGGATTGAAGCCCGGCACCGGTGAATGGAACGCCGAAATAGAAACGGAACTCGCCAAGCAGCGCCAAGCCAACGCGCCGCGCCTCTGGCCGGAAATTCCCCAGCGCCGCTATCTGTGTTTTTATCCGATGAACAAGTATCGCGGCGAGCAAAAAAACTGGTACAGCGAATCCATCGCCGACCGCCAGCGCATGATGCACGATCACGGTATGATCGGCCGCCGCTACGCCGGCCGGGTGACGCAAATCATTTCCGGTTCCATCGGCTTCGACGATTGGGAATGGGGCGTCGACTTATTCGCCGACGATCCGCTGGTTTTTAAAAAGCTCGTGTATGAAATGCGCTTTGACGAAGCCAGCGCGGTGTACGGCTTGTTCGGCGCGTTCTTCATCGCCATGCGTTTTCCGACCGAGCAGCTGGGCGTTCTACTCGACGGCAAAATGCCGAGTTTTAGCTAA
- a CDS encoding UbiD family decarboxylase, translated as MADVTDMRGYIEVLKEMGELREFDGVDLNLEVGALTERAAEKEGDALLFNNFKNYPAGFRVITNVFRTCKRTGPAMGIAAQNGIDFLHEWRKKLAAYKPVPVQQVEGGPVMENQMVDDEVDLYKFPTPKWHDLDGGPFIGTGCGVITKDLDTGKINIGTYRVMVQDKNHVSVKMNMGKHGRLSFERARDAGKALPIAITLGQGPAVFLAAQLPLPPDVNEFEFAGYLQGAPVAVARGAYTGLPIPANAEIVLEGELPPMKDEDMPKEGPFGEWPGYFTDENVGETPVMTVKRIYYRNNPILLGAPPLKPPASYLPMPLGAATLWEQLEKAGIPEVKGVWGFVYGGQPGPFTVVSIKQRYAGHAKQALLVAAGARAGAYGGKFVVVVDDDIDITNPGEVIWAIATRCYVRGGIDIIKDVWASVCEPAMPPEERSPRGYTSDRVLIDACRPYKWMDQFPAVNAFEKEFKDKIESKFKL; from the coding sequence ATGGCTGATGTTACCGACATGCGGGGTTATATCGAAGTGTTGAAAGAAATGGGCGAACTGCGCGAGTTCGACGGCGTGGATTTGAATCTAGAAGTCGGCGCGCTCACCGAGCGGGCGGCGGAAAAGGAAGGCGATGCACTGCTGTTTAACAATTTCAAAAACTATCCGGCGGGCTTTCGCGTCATCACCAATGTCTTTCGCACCTGCAAGCGCACCGGCCCGGCGATGGGCATCGCGGCGCAAAACGGCATCGACTTTCTCCACGAATGGCGTAAAAAACTCGCGGCTTACAAGCCCGTCCCCGTGCAGCAAGTCGAAGGCGGCCCGGTGATGGAAAATCAGATGGTCGACGACGAAGTCGATCTCTACAAATTTCCCACGCCCAAGTGGCACGATCTCGACGGCGGGCCGTTCATCGGCACCGGCTGCGGCGTCATCACGAAAGATCTCGATACCGGCAAAATCAACATCGGCACGTACCGCGTCATGGTCCAGGACAAAAATCATGTGTCGGTAAAAATGAACATGGGCAAACATGGCCGGCTCTCTTTCGAGAGAGCGCGGGATGCCGGCAAGGCGTTGCCGATCGCGATCACGCTCGGCCAAGGCCCGGCGGTGTTTCTCGCCGCGCAATTGCCGCTGCCGCCGGATGTCAACGAGTTTGAATTTGCCGGCTATCTCCAAGGCGCCCCGGTAGCCGTCGCCCGCGGCGCGTACACGGGTCTGCCGATTCCGGCCAATGCTGAAATCGTTTTAGAGGGCGAACTGCCGCCGATGAAAGACGAAGACATGCCGAAAGAAGGTCCCTTCGGCGAGTGGCCGGGATACTTCACGGATGAAAACGTCGGCGAGACTCCGGTGATGACAGTGAAACGAATTTACTATCGCAACAATCCGATCCTGCTCGGCGCGCCGCCGCTCAAACCGCCGGCGAGTTATCTGCCGATGCCGCTGGGCGCCGCAACTTTGTGGGAGCAGTTGGAAAAGGCCGGCATACCGGAAGTGAAAGGCGTCTGGGGTTTTGTCTACGGCGGACAGCCGGGGCCTTTCACGGTTGTCTCCATCAAGCAGCGATATGCCGGTCACGCCAAGCAAGCGCTGCTGGTCGCCGCCGGCGCGCGCGCGGGAGCCTACGGCGGTAAATTCGTCGTCGTGGTCGACGACGACATCGATATTACGAATCCGGGAGAAGTAATCTGGGCCATCGCCACGCGCTGTTACGTGCGCGGCGGCATCGACATCATCAAAGACGTGTGGGCGTCGGTGTGCGAGCCGGCGATGCCGCCGGAAGAACGCTCGCCGCGCGGCTACACATCCGATCGCGTTTTAATCGACGCTTGCCGGCCTTATAAATGGATGGATCAGTTTCCCGCGGTCAATGCCTTTGAAAAGGAATTCAAAGATAAGATTGAGAGCAAGTTCAAGCTTTAA
- a CDS encoding insulinase family protein codes for MQRSSFHLAWLFALLLSFKLAQAEPVQEFVLDNGLKVLLLEDHKSPSVTFQVWYRVGSRNEKDGKSGLAHFLEHFLFKGTPTTGPEEYARIIAKNGGRSNAFTTTDMTVYFATMSREKISIQLELEADRMANALLGETYFEPEKKVIQEERRLRTDDNPAAALGEVANAVALTVHPYRRPVVGWMEDIQNLTRQDLVDFYKLYYAPNNAVIVVTGDFATAELLPRIKAAYGKIPRGAEPPKVNVTEPEQRGERRVMLKKEAELPVILMSYHAPNLKSSDSFALDLLSVVLAGGRSSRLHHELVYKKRLAHEIDADYSAVSVDPTGFSISAQLLPGKEAAQLELEIDRELEKIKHDLVSDKELQKAKNQVEAAFIFAQDSIFGQAMKIGYYEIAGGWRQMESYLDGIRKVSREDIRRVAKKYLDRDRRTVGVLVPTKEKAK; via the coding sequence ATGCAGCGTTCGAGTTTTCACCTCGCTTGGCTATTCGCATTATTGCTTAGTTTCAAATTGGCGCAGGCGGAGCCGGTTCAAGAATTCGTTCTCGATAACGGCCTCAAAGTTCTTCTACTAGAAGACCACAAGAGCCCTTCGGTCACTTTCCAAGTTTGGTACCGCGTCGGCTCGCGCAATGAGAAAGACGGCAAGAGCGGCTTGGCGCATTTTCTCGAACATTTTTTGTTCAAAGGCACGCCGACCACGGGGCCGGAAGAGTACGCGCGCATTATCGCCAAGAACGGCGGACGGTCGAACGCTTTTACGACCACCGATATGACGGTTTACTTCGCGACCATGAGCCGGGAGAAGATTTCAATTCAATTGGAACTGGAAGCGGATCGCATGGCCAACGCGTTGCTCGGCGAAACTTACTTCGAGCCGGAGAAAAAAGTCATTCAAGAAGAACGCAGGCTGCGCACCGACGATAATCCGGCGGCAGCGTTGGGTGAAGTAGCTAACGCGGTGGCGCTGACTGTTCATCCTTACCGCCGGCCGGTGGTCGGTTGGATGGAAGACATTCAAAATCTGACGCGCCAGGATTTGGTCGACTTCTATAAACTTTATTACGCGCCGAACAACGCGGTGATCGTCGTCACCGGCGATTTTGCCACGGCGGAATTGCTGCCGCGCATCAAAGCGGCCTACGGCAAAATTCCCCGCGGCGCCGAGCCGCCGAAAGTAAATGTCACAGAGCCGGAGCAGCGCGGCGAGCGGCGCGTCATGCTCAAGAAAGAAGCCGAGCTGCCGGTGATTCTGATGTCCTATCACGCGCCTAACTTGAAGAGTTCGGACAGCTTCGCCTTGGATCTGCTTTCCGTGGTGCTCGCCGGCGGACGCAGTTCGCGGCTGCATCACGAGTTGGTTTACAAAAAGCGGCTGGCCCATGAGATCGACGCCGACTACAGCGCGGTGTCCGTCGATCCCACGGGGTTTTCCATTAGCGCGCAGTTATTGCCGGGCAAAGAGGCGGCGCAGTTGGAACTGGAGATCGACCGTGAGCTGGAAAAAATCAAGCACGATCTAGTCAGCGACAAGGAATTGCAAAAAGCTAAAAACCAAGTCGAAGCGGCGTTCATCTTCGCTCAAGACTCCATTTTTGGCCAAGCGATGAAGATCGGTTACTACGAAATCGCCGGCGGCTGGCGCCAGATGGAAAGTTATCTCGACGGCATCCGCAAAGTGAGCCGGGAAGATATTCGCCGGGTCGCGAAAAAATATCTCGACCGCGACCGGCGCACGGTCGGCGTGCTGGTTCCGACCAAAGAAAAAGCCAAATGA
- a CDS encoding insulinase family protein: MKKIFLKLIALIVFAFVSSGADADMVPKRSALSNGMVLLTSEQRALPMVALELIVDAGSRHETAEQAGLANLTSKLLTYGTKKRNALQISESLDFIGASLGTGAGENTASLSLTILKKDLAVGLELLAEILTSSTFPQAEIDRQKQAIIAGIRAQEEDPGAVAGKAFAAALFPRSPYGRAVEGSEASVKNLSAQSLKDFFSRYYRPNRSILSVVGDVSEQEITQALNQAFRTWTKGAASAPPPAPSQIGAAQTLRIQKDLTQANIILGHVGVARGHPDYYALQVMNYILGGGGFSSRAMESIRNERGLAYSVYSFFGADKSHGSFQLVMQTKSESAQEALRLALAEIRRMREQPVSEQELDDAKNYMTGSFPLRFDTNRKVAGFLGQVELFDLGLDYPNRYSTLVGKVSREDVQRVAGQFLQPDKLITVIVGNQSKIAAK, encoded by the coding sequence ATGAAAAAGATTTTTTTAAAACTGATCGCGCTCATAGTTTTCGCGTTTGTTTCGTCTGGTGCCGATGCCGATATGGTGCCCAAGCGATCGGCGTTGAGTAACGGCATGGTGTTGCTCACTTCCGAGCAGCGCGCGCTGCCGATGGTGGCGCTGGAGTTGATCGTCGACGCCGGCTCTCGTCATGAAACCGCCGAACAAGCAGGGCTCGCCAACTTGACTTCGAAGCTGCTCACCTACGGAACGAAAAAGCGCAACGCCTTACAAATCAGCGAGAGCTTGGATTTTATCGGCGCCAGCTTGGGCACCGGTGCCGGGGAAAATACCGCCAGCCTCAGTTTGACCATTCTCAAAAAAGATCTGGCCGTCGGTCTGGAGCTGTTGGCGGAGATTCTCACGTCGTCGACTTTCCCCCAGGCTGAGATCGACCGGCAGAAGCAGGCGATCATCGCCGGCATTCGCGCCCAGGAGGAAGATCCCGGCGCGGTTGCCGGTAAGGCCTTCGCCGCCGCGCTGTTTCCGCGCAGTCCTTATGGCCGAGCGGTGGAAGGCAGCGAAGCCTCGGTGAAAAATTTGTCGGCGCAGAGCCTCAAGGATTTTTTCTCGCGCTATTACCGACCCAATCGCTCGATCCTGTCGGTGGTCGGCGATGTCTCAGAGCAGGAAATCACCCAGGCGCTCAATCAGGCTTTTCGCACTTGGACCAAAGGCGCGGCGAGCGCGCCGCCGCCGGCGCCGAGCCAGATCGGCGCGGCGCAGACATTGCGCATTCAAAAGGATCTTACGCAGGCCAATATCATCCTCGGCCATGTCGGCGTGGCGCGCGGCCACCCGGATTACTACGCGCTGCAAGTGATGAACTATATTCTCGGCGGCGGAGGGTTCTCGTCGCGGGCGATGGAATCGATTCGCAACGAGCGCGGCTTGGCCTACTCGGTCTACAGTTTTTTTGGCGCGGACAAGAGTCACGGCTCGTTTCAATTGGTCATGCAGACGAAAAGCGAATCGGCGCAAGAAGCGCTACGGCTGGCGTTGGCAGAGATCCGCCGCATGCGCGAGCAGCCGGTGAGCGAGCAGGAACTCGACGACGCCAAGAATTATATGACCGGCAGTTTTCCGCTGCGCTTCGATACCAACCGCAAGGTCGCCGGTTTCTTGGGGCAAGTGGAATTGTTCGACCTCGGTCTCGATTACCCCAATCGTTACAGCACGCTGGTTGGCAAAGTGAGCCGCGAAGATGTCCAGCGCGTCGCCGGACAATTCTTGCAACCGGATAAACTCATCACTGTCATCGTCGGCAACCAGAGTAAAATCGCCGCTAAATAA
- a CDS encoding DUF4126 domain-containing protein, producing MGTIETLSLAMGAAWTSGINLYATVAVLGIANLAQMIQLPPDLQVLSHPAVIGIACTMYVIEFFADKVPYVDSGWDVVHTFIRVPAGAILAARSLGDMNPALELAALLAGGSIALAAHGMKATTRLAINASPEPFSNWAASVTEDIAVLGSLWLIFHHPLVMLFLLAGFIALIIWLAPKIFRLAKRGFQALRNKIGGVKPDQPAPSGTASQPT from the coding sequence ATGGGCACCATCGAAACGCTCAGTTTGGCCATGGGAGCGGCGTGGACCTCCGGAATCAATCTCTACGCCACCGTAGCGGTGTTGGGTATCGCCAATTTGGCGCAGATGATTCAACTACCGCCGGATCTGCAGGTTCTCAGCCATCCGGCGGTCATCGGCATCGCCTGCACCATGTACGTCATTGAGTTCTTCGCCGACAAAGTCCCCTACGTCGACAGCGGCTGGGATGTCGTGCACACATTTATCCGAGTGCCCGCCGGAGCGATTCTCGCCGCCCGTTCGCTGGGCGACATGAATCCCGCGCTGGAGCTTGCCGCGCTGCTCGCCGGCGGTTCTATCGCGCTGGCCGCCCACGGCATGAAAGCGACGACACGCTTAGCGATCAACGCCAGCCCCGAGCCGTTTAGCAATTGGGCCGCCAGCGTCACCGAAGATATCGCCGTGCTGGGAAGCCTGTGGCTGATCTTTCATCATCCTCTGGTGATGCTGTTTTTGCTCGCCGGCTTCATCGCGCTGATAATTTGGCTGGCACCAAAAATTTTTCGCTTAGCCAAGCGCGGCTTCCAAGCGCTACGTAATAAAATCGGCGGCGTGAAGCCCGATCAACCGGCGCCCAGCGGTACTGCGTCACAGCCGACCTGA
- a CDS encoding glucose 1-dehydrogenase: MRLKDKVTIITGAAHGIGKAYARRFAEEGAHVVIADIDAQGGEATAKAIVDAGGSAWARTSDVRSLANLEGLMRETVEKFGHVDVLVNNAAIYVTQKLWKGPVEELELDEWDRVIEVNLKGVFLCSKAAIPIMKRQKSGKIINIASGTFFSGSGNMPHYTTAKGGVVALTRVMARQLGEFGINVNCMTPGSTMSEENVSEDVLKRREGSMDKRAFKRVETPADIVGTAVFLASSDSDFVTGQLLVVEGGGVMH, from the coding sequence ATGCGGCTTAAAGACAAAGTGACCATCATCACCGGCGCGGCCCACGGCATCGGCAAGGCCTACGCGCGCCGCTTCGCCGAAGAAGGCGCCCACGTCGTCATCGCCGATATCGACGCCCAGGGCGGTGAAGCGACGGCCAAGGCGATCGTCGACGCCGGCGGCTCGGCCTGGGCGCGCACGAGCGATGTGCGCAGTTTGGCCAATCTCGAAGGCTTGATGCGCGAGACCGTGGAAAAATTCGGCCACGTCGATGTCCTGGTCAACAACGCCGCGATCTATGTCACGCAAAAACTTTGGAAGGGTCCGGTGGAAGAGTTGGAACTCGACGAATGGGACCGCGTCATCGAAGTGAATTTAAAGGGCGTGTTTCTCTGCAGCAAGGCGGCGATCCCGATCATGAAGCGGCAGAAGAGCGGCAAGATCATCAACATCGCATCAGGCACTTTTTTCAGCGGCTCGGGTAACATGCCCCACTACACCACCGCCAAAGGCGGCGTCGTCGCCCTCACCCGCGTCATGGCACGCCAACTCGGCGAGTTCGGCATCAACGTCAACTGCATGACGCCGGGCTCGACCATGAGTGAAGAAAACGTCTCTGAAGATGTCCTCAAACGGCGCGAAGGCAGCATGGATAAGCGCGCCTTCAAACGTGTCGAGACCCCCGCCGACATCGTCGGCACGGCAGTCTTCCTCGCCAGCAGCGACAGCGACTTCGTCACCGGCCAATTGTTAGTCGTCGAAGGCGGCGGCGTGATGCACTGA
- a CDS encoding MFS transporter — MQFPFFYGWIIVAIAMVAGFISSGVSNVTMAVVLKPISEDLGWSRTVTAAAITLGSFGGGLLSPLFGPVADRYGPRILLPLGGVLVGLLSIGVSLSTEPWQFYATFVPARALTEFLLCGVVPYTAIANWFHVMRPRALGLVAMSTPLGSALMTLIYQYLVMHHGWRSAFLVLGLAFLILVVVPGAIFLRRQPEDLGMFPDGVAPALQIDARTGDAVPAADSLQHHWSRAEAMRTVTLWLLVASVFFASVGTGGIAFHMVAYFTDVKILPAAAAGALSVMALSGAVGSGIWGALAERFSARGLSVATTVLSAASVALLMQVTSPLTAYLFGLLFGISARGGTAVLTQILLAHYFGRRSFGAISGVLEPFHKGGLGLGALMAGAGFDLFGNYRAVFTAFLSMYLLSAFIIYFARRPEPLP; from the coding sequence GTGCAGTTTCCCTTCTTCTACGGCTGGATCATCGTCGCCATCGCCATGGTCGCGGGTTTCATTTCTTCCGGCGTTAGCAATGTCACAATGGCAGTGGTGTTAAAACCGATCAGCGAGGATCTCGGCTGGAGCCGCACGGTGACGGCTGCGGCGATTACACTTGGCTCTTTTGGCGGCGGGTTGCTCTCGCCGCTGTTTGGGCCGGTGGCCGATCGTTATGGACCAAGAATTTTACTGCCCCTTGGCGGTGTGTTGGTGGGGCTGTTGTCGATCGGCGTCAGTTTGAGCACCGAGCCGTGGCAGTTTTACGCGACCTTTGTGCCGGCGCGGGCGCTCACCGAGTTTCTCTTGTGCGGCGTCGTTCCTTATACCGCCATCGCCAATTGGTTTCATGTCATGCGGCCGCGTGCCTTGGGGTTGGTGGCGATGTCGACGCCCTTGGGTTCGGCGCTGATGACCCTAATCTATCAATACTTGGTCATGCATCACGGCTGGCGCAGCGCGTTTTTAGTTTTGGGTCTAGCGTTTTTAATTTTGGTCGTCGTGCCCGGCGCGATATTTCTGCGCCGCCAGCCGGAAGATCTTGGCATGTTTCCTGACGGCGTTGCCCCGGCATTGCAGATTGATGCTCGGACCGGCGACGCTGTGCCGGCGGCGGATTCGCTTCAGCACCACTGGTCGCGCGCTGAGGCGATGCGCACGGTGACACTTTGGCTACTGGTGGCGAGCGTTTTTTTCGCTTCCGTCGGCACCGGCGGTATCGCCTTTCACATGGTCGCCTATTTTACCGATGTGAAAATTTTGCCGGCCGCCGCGGCCGGCGCTTTGAGCGTGATGGCGTTGTCGGGCGCCGTTGGCAGCGGTATTTGGGGCGCTTTGGCGGAGCGTTTTTCGGCGCGTGGCTTGAGTGTGGCGACGACGGTGCTCTCGGCGGCGTCGGTGGCTTTGTTGATGCAAGTGACGTCGCCGCTGACGGCGTATCTCTTCGGCTTGTTATTCGGCATCAGTGCTCGCGGCGGTACCGCGGTGCTGACGCAAATTCTCCTGGCGCATTATTTCGGCCGCCGTTCTTTTGGCGCCATCAGCGGCGTGCTCGAACCGTTTCACAAAGGCGGACTCGGTCTCGGTGCCTTGATGGCCGGCGCCGGCTTCGATCTGTTCGGTAATTATCGCGCCGTGTTCACCGCCTTCTTGTCGATGTATCTTTTGTCGGCATTTATAATTTACTTTGCCCGCCGGCCCGAACCTTTGCCTTGA
- a CDS encoding response regulator, producing the protein MIILDIMMPGMDGREAAREIRAKPGLDGVTILASTALFREGDLKACLDAGCNGYIVKPFTFQELQAKLKEIAPALNPKLPG; encoded by the coding sequence TTGATCATACTCGACATCATGATGCCGGGGATGGACGGGCGCGAAGCGGCGCGGGAAATACGCGCTAAGCCGGGGCTCGATGGTGTGACGATCCTGGCCTCGACCGCCTTGTTTCGTGAAGGCGACCTCAAGGCTTGTCTCGACGCTGGTTGCAACGGTTACATCGTCAAGCCGTTCACTTTCCAGGAGCTGCAGGCCAAGCTGAAAGAAATTGCGCCGGCGCTGAATCCGAAGTTGCCCGGCTGA
- a CDS encoding response regulator: MTKVLIIEDHADMRELLSWQVELMGFTAVVAQHGREGIDKAVT, encoded by the coding sequence ATGACAAAAGTACTGATCATCGAAGACCATGCCGATATGCGCGAGTTGCTGAGCTGGCAAGTCGAGCTGATGGGATTTACCGCCGTGGTGGCGCAACATGGGCGCGAAGGGATCGACAAGGCGGTGACTTAA
- a CDS encoding CCA tRNA nucleotidyltransferase: MLLGKMAQDYDITTSAKAEDVQRIFPDTVAVGAQFGVILVLLDGEAFEVASFRFDGPYLDGRHPSQVRYGTLEEDIQRRDFTINGMVYDPLGDRVIDLVDGRGDLARRTVRAIGNPINRFVEDRLRMIRAVRFAARLQFDIEPATFSAMQQLAPTVTQISWERIGDEVTRILTEGGARRGFELLDQSGLLRVLLPEVAAMKDTMQSPDYHPEGDVFTHTLLLLSHLEAAPSESLAYGCLLHDVAKPVCLRQEAQRITFYGHTEQGAEMAEEILKRLKRGRALWERVSYLVRYHLRPVQAPQMRLNTLKRFLREEGIGELLELARIDALSSNGDLQYYHFCHERLAALKDDEIRPELLLRGGDLIELGFKPGPLFAKILRQVEDAQLAGELSGRDQALDWVKQNFSTEVKG, from the coding sequence ATGCTGCTCGGCAAGATGGCGCAAGACTACGACATCACGACCAGCGCCAAGGCTGAAGATGTCCAGCGGATTTTTCCCGACACCGTGGCGGTGGGCGCGCAGTTCGGCGTGATCTTGGTTCTCCTCGACGGCGAAGCTTTCGAAGTCGCCAGTTTTCGTTTCGACGGTCCTTATCTCGACGGCCGCCATCCCAGTCAAGTCCGCTACGGCACTCTCGAAGAAGATATCCAGCGGCGCGACTTTACGATTAACGGGATGGTTTATGACCCGCTTGGTGACCGGGTTATAGATTTAGTCGACGGGCGAGGCGATCTGGCGCGGCGCACCGTTCGCGCCATCGGCAATCCAATTAACCGCTTCGTGGAGGACCGCCTGCGCATGATCCGCGCCGTGCGTTTCGCCGCTCGACTGCAATTCGACATCGAACCGGCGACTTTTTCCGCGATGCAGCAGTTGGCGCCGACGGTGACGCAGATCTCCTGGGAACGGATCGGCGACGAAGTGACGCGCATCTTGACCGAAGGCGGCGCCCGGCGCGGCTTTGAGTTGCTCGATCAAAGCGGCTTGCTCCGTGTGTTGCTGCCGGAAGTGGCGGCGATGAAGGACACGATGCAGAGTCCCGACTATCACCCCGAAGGCGACGTGTTCACGCATACGTTGCTTTTGCTCAGCCACTTGGAAGCGGCGCCGTCCGAGAGTTTGGCTTACGGTTGCCTGTTACACGACGTCGCCAAGCCGGTTTGTCTGCGCCAGGAGGCGCAGCGGATCACTTTTTACGGCCACACCGAGCAGGGCGCCGAGATGGCCGAAGAGATTCTTAAAAGACTCAAGCGCGGCCGGGCGTTGTGGGAGCGGGTGAGTTATTTAGTTCGTTACCACCTGCGGCCGGTGCAGGCGCCGCAGATGCGGCTCAATACGTTGAAGCGTTTTCTCCGCGAAGAAGGTATCGGCGAACTGCTCGAACTGGCGCGCATCGATGCGTTGTCATCCAACGGCGATTTGCAGTATTACCATTTCTGTCATGAGCGCTTGGCGGCATTGAAGGACGACGAGATTCGCCCTGAACTGTTGCTGCGCGGCGGCGATTTGATTGAACTGGGCTTCAAGCCGGGGCCGCTGTTCGCGAAAATTCTCCGCCAAGTCGAAGACGCCCAGCTCGCCGGCGAGTTGAGCGGCCGGGACCAGGCTCTCGATTGGGTCAAGCAAAATTTTTCAACCGAGGTCAAGGGATGA